A stretch of DNA from Bacillus sp. NP157:
TCCTGAAAAGTGGCGTGGCGCAACAGCATGCCATCAGCCCTGTTGGCCGATGGCGATGGCGATCCCATCGAGTTCGTCGGCGACGGCAGCGAGATTTTCGCAGCGGATGATGTCGCTGGCCCACTGGTTGCCGACTGGGTTAAGGGTCCATCGCGGCATCGGCTCGCCACAGCCATTGCTGGCCGCGGCCATGCGGTCTCGGTCGCTCGCAGGTGACAGGTCATAGCCGAGTTTCAGTGCTGCATTTTCGAGAGTCGAGCGTGCGTAGTTCATGTGCGTTGTCCTTTTTTAATGGGGTGGTATTTGCTTCTTTTACAAATTCACGTTACAACTTTTCGAATGACTGTCAACGTGCTCTATAAGTTATTTTTCCAACTGCAGCACCCAGGGATATTCAACTCGACGTGATCCGTCATTTTCTCTCCAGCACTTTGATCCGCTGGCCCAGGGCCCCAGCGGCGCACCTTTGCTCTGCTCCTAGCCCACCGCTCTTGCTCTTCTCACCTCATCTCCAAAAGGCCGGGGCGCTGGCGTGCGTCCCATGCTCTCAACCCCTTCAGCCCCACCTCGCAGCTCAGGCACTCGGCGTCACCGGGCCCATCTTCGCGCCGTCTATGACCTCCACCGCCACGGCATGTCCTCCGTCGGTGCTGCAGGCAGCCCCTATGGCGCCAACGTCCGCAACCGCCAGGCCATCCACGCGCACAGTGACTGCGCCTTCCCGCAACGCGCTGGCCACGCGTATGCATACCGCGCCAGGGAGGGCTTGCAGCGCGATGGAAAAACCGCCGGCAGGGGTCACTGTGCCATCGGCATCCGTGCGGGCAATCGGTCCGATGCTCCACGCCCCCCATTGCGTCGCGTGGTTGCCGTGTTGCTGCAACGCGGGCGCCGGGTGAAGCGCGGCGATGGTTGCAGGGTCGGACAAGGCACTGAAGTCATAGGCGCCTTGCTGTTGCGTGGCCACCTGGGCCTCCAGGGCACGCACGGCCGTAACGAGGGCAAGCGCGTCGCGGGCGGCGTTGCCTTGGAAGCCTAATGCCCAGACCCCGAGGGCGAAGAGCGTCGCTCCCGACAGGGTCAGCAGAACTTCGACGAGTGTGAAGCCGCGTTGGGGCATGGGGCAGAATATGTGGGAGGAACCTCTACCCTTGATCGGAAAAGCGCATGCGGCAAGCTGCCGGCGGTTCGCCTGCAGCGGGGCGATCACAGTCGAGGTCGTTCTGTGCGCGCTGTAGGGTCTTCCCCGAGCGCCTGCTGAAGCGTCTGCGCCGACCGCTTCGCTTCGGCATGACTCTCAAGAAGAGCCCTAATTTTCGGTTCATGGCAGAGCACTGCAGCAGTCCTGCCATCGTGACTCTCAAAGCTTCCGTCCGCCCCGTGCTTGAGCAGGTCGGGCACGGCAGACGGGTTAAGCATCGCGGCGAGCATCAGGGCGGTGAGGCCCCGGTGGTCGGTCGTATTGACATTGGCGCCAGCCTCGACGAGGAGCGTCCGCACGACGGAGTTGCACGACAGGCCCAGGTTCGTGGCCTCGTGCCGCCGCGCATCCGCGCCAGCCTGTAGCAGAAAGTGAACGTGCTGCGCAGAATGTCGGCTCGCCAGGTGCAGCGCAGACATCGGTCCCGCACCGTCGTCGAACTCAGCGTTCGGATCCGCCCCGGCCTGCAGCAGTGCAAACACGGCAGGTCCACCGGTTGAACTGCTGCACGCGGCAAAAAGTGCCCGGTCGAGTTCCGCTTGCGAGAAAGGAGTTGTGGTCATGAGGATGCCGTTGATGGGGTGTTTTATGCTTCGCTTATTTCAACACTACAACTCTCCGGGCGCTGCGCAAGAGGAGTCGAAGTAGATTCTTCGTTGACTGCAGAGCGCCTTCAGCCGTAAGCGCGCACGGCGGTTCTTCTCATAACCCCTCCCCACCCCATTGGGCCGTCGGCCCAGGCGGCAGCGATGCTGCCGCGCCTTGCTCAAACGCTCAGCCTGCTCTGCTCTTCCCCCCTCCCCAAAGAGCCGGGGCGCTGGCGCGCGCCCCGGGGCTGTTGCTCCTGGCTGCGGCTTTTGCCCGTCGCTCTTGCTTTTAAAAACAGAAAAGAGAAGACGTGCGGCGAAGCCGCGCTCTACCGTCCGGCTCTTTCTTTCTTAAGCTTTAAGATCTAAAGCTTTACGTCTTGGGGGCCAAAAAACGGCGTCAGAATGCGGGCTCCAGAGCATTCACGTATCTCGCATACACCCCCTCACGTATCTCGCATACACCCACCTACGTATCTCGCATACACCCTTTCGATATCTCGCTCCCACCCTCTACGTATCTGGCATACACCCCCACGAATAATTCGGCCGGAAGGGACTTGCGCTTTTCTCGGGATCGCTTATACCAATTGAGCAGGGGACTGGTCTTCTGCATCAGCAGGGTTTCAGCATGGCCTTCTCCCCGAATATTCACGCACAGAAATCGCACACCTCGTCCGCTCGGACGACGTCCAACGTTCCCCGTGTGCGACATGCACAACCCGGGCTTCCTATCGCGTTTGTCCGCGGCTCGCTGTTCGGCGTGAATGATCGCTTTAAAGATCCAGTCGAAGGCCAGGAACTTTGCGTCGACGGCGCGAGCTGTTTGCACTACTGGGGTCCGCGACTAAACCAGACCCACTCGCTGCTTTGGCAAGTCATCGCTTCGTTGTGGATCGACGGCAAGTCCGCTGGCGCCGACGAAGACTACGTTCGGGTCACTAGCGCCGACTTACTACGAGCGATTGGCTGGCGCGACACCTCGACGCGCTCCCGGCGGTGGCTGTGGGACCGACTGGTCGAACTACAGACGGCCCGACTCGAGCTGCAGACGCCGCGTCACCGCTACAGTGGCTTGCTGCTCACAGAGGTCTATCGCGACGAAACGTCGCCCTCCGCGCCCCTAACCTTGCGGGTCAACCCTCGCGCAATCGACCTCTTAAAAAACGAAGTCGTGCTCACAGACTTCTCGCGGAAGCTTGAGCTGACGGGTAAGCAACTGGCGCTATGGTTGCACGACTTCATTTCAAGCCAAAGCAACGACACATTTATCCCTATCCCCGTCAGTAAACTCCACGCGCTTTGCGGGTCGAAGCAGGCGCTCGCCCAGTTCCGGCCCCGGCTACTTCAAGCGGCAGCTGAGCTGCAGGTGACAACGAAGCCGCTACTTAAAAGCTTTAGTGTCGATAAGGCAGACCGTTTCGTTTACTCAAAAAGCCAGACACGAGTATTACTGCTCCCCGCCGCCGCGGGTATTGCGCAGATGATGCAGGCGAAGACCGCCGCCGCGGTGAACCAGGCACGGGCACAACGGGCGACGGTAGCCCTCTAAGCACACTCTGGATCGTTTCCGTCATAGGCGATGCGCATCGCACGACGGCGATGCGGTAGCACGCAAATCGCCGCTTAAGCACTTCCTCAATTGGTCTGCTTCTCTATAAGCCCAAAAATGCTTTCGGATTCGTGTCTTTGCTTCGTTCGACCCGCGCAAACAGCCAAGCGGGGTCCGTCGCCTTCCGCTTGCGTCGACGAAGAATGAATGGTGATCAGCGCCATGATTC
This window harbors:
- a CDS encoding prepilin-type N-terminal cleavage/methylation domain-containing protein, coding for MIAPLQANRRQLAACAFPIKGRGSSHIFCPMPQRGFTLVEVLLTLSGATLFALGVWALGFQGNAARDALALVTAVRALEAQVATQQQGAYDFSALSDPATIAALHPAPALQQHGNHATQWGAWSIGPIARTDADGTVTPAGGFSIALQALPGAVCIRVASALREGAVTVRVDGLAVADVGAIGAACSTDGGHAVAVEVIDGAKMGPVTPSA